TATCGGACGAAGACGCCTTGGCAAATTTGCTGGCATTGAACCTTTCGCGAGACCAAATGGACCAGCTCTCGAAGAAAAGCCGAGCCGTCAGCCCGCCTGAAGATCGGCGCGCACCGCAATTCAAACTGCCCATCTCCGGTGGCAAGCAGGTTAAGGTAGACGCGACGAGAACCCAAACGCCTGCAAAAAATCATTCGGCGACAACTAGCTTACGATCAGGGCCCCGCCGAAAATCCGCATAAACAGGTGTAATGCGAATTCTAGAGTCAGCCTATTGTGGGTGATCTGAGGCCGGTAAACTGGACCGTTTTTGGCTAGAGTTTTCCGCACCGATTCCTTGGCTGGGAGGAGCGAAGGACGATGAAGGCCTCGAGATTCTCGGACGTTCAGAAGACGTCCATTCTCAAGCAGGGCAGTGACGGGTTGCGGTGGCGGAGATCTGCCGCAAGGCCGGGATCAGCCAGGCGACCTATTTCAACTGGAAGAGGAAGTGCGACGGGCTGCTGTGATGAACACGGAACCACACGCGAACCCAGTAAGGTCGACTTGGTTTGGGCTGCTCTCCTTATCACTTATCTTTTCCGGCTATTGCTCTGGTATAGGTGTTTAGCGAAGGTCGCCGCTGTTCCGCGGACCTGCTTACCGCGCAGCCGCGCGGCGATGCTGTACATGGAGATCATCACGGCACACATCGGATTTGTGGAAACGTCTCATTCCGAGCCCCAGCGGGTGCTAATGGGCTCTGCTCCGAACAAGGGCTGATGACGGTAACTGTCCCTCATAGACGATGAGACAAAGGCACGACTTGAGTCGGCTCCAAACACCCGGACTTCGATGCTCAAAGGACCTTCTGGCTAAGATGCAGGTCGGTCCAACAATGCGGAGATCACCCGGAATTCAACTGGATGACTGCCCAGGAGCACTTCACTCAGGCAAATTCAACCGCACGCAAGGTTAAGGCTGGCACGTATGACGTCGTTGGATAGACTGAGGACGATAAGGATCGTTCAATTATTCGTGCAGTCCGTCTGCTCTAAATAGAACGGCCCGCGGACACCCGCGCTGAACGTCTCGGCGGCGCCTAAAGCTTCAATGAGGCGTGCTTTGGGGTCGTTCCAGTCGCGTGTTGATCTCAGCGAGCCGAGCGCTATCGCATTACCGCATCCGCAGGCGTCGAACCCATGGACCGATTCTCCAACCTGGTAGTCGTCCGAGATATGGAACAGCCGGGCGGCGTAGCCGACAAGGAACGTCCCGCCGTATTCAGCAGAATCCCTCGTCCTAGCAAAGCCGCCATGCTTCATTCGAGCTCTCACGGCGTCGATGAAGTCGGTGACCATGTAAGTCATCACATCGACACCCACGCGCGGCCTGTTAGGATGGAAGCCAAACGCCAAAAGCTGTCCCATCCGGAATGAGCTGGTAAAGCCCATGACGAAATCACCGCTCCGGAATACCTTCCTGTCGTTGCGGACGACGAGAGAATAGTTCGAGTCCAAACCAGCGCTATCGCCACCGATGTAAACAGTGCCCTTATTAACCAGTCCAACAATACACGTCATTGCGCCCCCAATCTCCTCAGCTACGGTCCGGAAGCAAACTACGGTTCATCGTGAGAACGAATTAGGTCCCTTCTGACGGATTAAAGAACGACCTGATTTCATTTCAGTGGATGCTCGACCACCGTGCGCCACGCCTTTGCATGTCCTACCTGATCATTCTAGAACAAAAATCAGACGTGAAGCTTATTGAGGTCGAGCGGGTGAAATGATTGGATCAATGGCGCTATCGTGTAAAACGATGGACTTACCAGAAGTCACGACGGCCTTTGCAACTGCTCCCCTCGACTGGCCAGTTCAGCATCTCCACCTTTGCGCTGCAGTCTGCAATTTTAGACCGATACTCCCGGTCTACACCGGCTCCATAGTTTCGCCGCACGGCGATCTCCGGGCGGAGTTTGCATTTGCAGCGACGCAGGTCCGCTCAGAAGATAATCGTGGGTGATGAGATCCTGAACGAAGCAAGCAAAGTACCAATCTGAATACGCATGATTAAAGAAATATCGTAGGAGTCCGTCGCGTCAACAATCAAAAATAGCTCGCGATGTCGCCTAATCGCCCAGCACCGACATGCCGTGGTCGCCCGGCGATGACTGGTTTTAGGGGTAAAGCCGACACGGCGAATTACGAGTAGGCGCCCTGGCGCCGATACAGATCCGTCTTCAATTCTTGCGGCGAGGACGGGACAAAGTCGTGATCGTCGGGTTTGCAACAGACCGGACGCGGCATCCTGACAATGCGCCGCGCATGCAGGCGTGTGGTCTTTGTGTGGCTGAACCGGAGTTGCCTCCCAGAGCCAGCCGGTATCATTGCAAAGGCTGCAGCGCGGTGAGGCAATGATGAATCCTCCCCGACACCATGAAGGAGCGAATGCCGCACCTTACCTTCGGCAGTTGGCAAGATTACTCAATTTCGACGATCGCATCTGCGCAACCCAGATCGCCTTTTGCTCAATGCGTTTGGTGTGGGCTCGATGCGTTTTGTGTGGGGGGCTGCATCTTACGGATCAGCGGCGTCAGGCGTTGTGGAGATCGGCGGCCGAGCCCTTTTCGAAGCCGTGGTCGACCTTGCCGACTTAAATCATCTCGTCACCCCCACGCCGGCCAGCATAGATGTCGTCCTATTCATTGCCGTCCAGCGCAAAGCCTTCAATGACGCGAGAGCATATTTCTTCTGCACGCGGACTCTCTGAGTCAATCCTGTGCATGTCGGCTTTTCCAGACCCATCGTGTGGACGGACGAGATACTTCGAGATGAGATTTGCATCGTGCCTCGTGGAAAACGAGTGTCGCAAGCGACTGATTCCGAGTCGACCTAGGGATGATGACAATGAAGAAGAAGCTTGAGTGGCACACGGCCGCGTACGAGACTGGCCCGTCGCCCGACTCGTCTGGGGGAATACCGTGGAAGTTTGAGTCGGACCGAGAACAAACCTTGGTATAGGCTTTGCAGCCCATGCGATATCACCCGCTTACCTTTGTAGAGTTGAGCATCCGTCAGGTTGTCCATACTTTCGATTTCAAAGCTGAATCATTCGATCGAACGGGTCGAAGCCTTGAACCGACGCGATTCAATTCACCTAGACGGTTTTGCGCTCCATTCAGACTTGAGCACGAGAGTAAATGGAAACACGTGAGCCCACCTCCACATCCTGAGGCGGACCTCAGGCTGATTACGCGCAAAGAAAGACTTGGGTCTTTATCTTGCGAAGGCGCTCCCTATTCGAGATCGCGCTCAGCCAAGCGGGGTCGGCGTCCGTTATAAGCAGCGAGGATGGAAGAAGCGGAAGGCTGAGCCTCTGCTTGGGAACATACGAGCCTTTAGAGCGGCCGCTTTAGTTTCCCTCATAGCAGGGGTCTGGCCGCAGTTGCCGCTTTAATGACGATGGCCGCCGCGCGACTTGCTAGCGAGTTTGCGTCACCCTCTTTGAATGCGAGTCGAGATGACATTTACAGAGCTTTTCATCAAGCGTCCGGTTTTATCTATCGTCGTCAGTTTCCTAATCTTGCTGATCGGCCTTCGCGCGGCCGCTGTTCTGCCAATCCGGCAGTATCCCAAACTGTCTAATACGGTCGTCAATATCACGACCTCCTATCCTGGCGCCTCCGCCGACATGATCCAGGGGTTCATCACCACTCCTCTGGAGCAGGCGGTCGCTTCCGCAGAGGGCGTCGACTATGTCACTTCCTTATCTGTGCTCGGTGCCTCGACGATCCAAGTCTACATCAAGCTCAATTTCGATCCCAACGAGGCACTCACCGAGGTGCTGTCCAAGGTCAATTCAGTCAAATCTCTAATCCCGAAGGAATCGAACGATCCGGTCGTCACTAAGTCAACCGGTCAGGCTACCGCTGTCATGTACGTCGCCTTCTCCAGCGAGGAACTGACGGCCAGCGCGATCTCAGACTATCTCTCGCGCGTCGTGCAACCGGTTATGTCGACCGTCGACGGCGTCGCGGCGGCAGACATCCTGGGCAGCCAGAGTTTTGCGATGCGGCTATGGCTCGATGCTGCGAAAATGGCGGGACACGGCGTGTCGCCGGCAGATGTTTCGGCTGCAATCGCCGCCAACAACTTCCAGGCCGCGGCCGGCCAGACCAAGGGCTATTTCACTATCTCCGACGTCACGACAAACACCGACCTGCGGAGTGTCGATGACTTCAAGCGCATGGTCGTCAAAGCCAATGACGGCGGCTTTGTACGCATGGAGGACATTGCGGCAGTCGAGCTTGCCGCGCAGACCACAGACGTCAGCGTCTCCATGAACGGCGAGCACGCCGTCTTCGTCGGCGTCCAGGCGAGCCCCCAGGGCAATCCGCTAAACATAGTGCGAGGTATTCGGGCGCTGTTTCCAGAAATGGAGCGTAACCTGCCGCCGGCACTGAAGATGAAAGTAGCCTACGATTCCACCAAATTCATTCAATCGTCGATCGATGAAGTGGAGAAGACGCTCATTGAGGCTGTCGTGATAGTGGTGGTGGTCATCTTCCTATTCCTGGCCTCGCTGCGGTCGGTCGTCATTCCTGTCGTTACCATTCCGTTGTCGCTCGTCGGTGTCTGCAGCATGATGCTGGCGCTGGGGTTTTCATTCAATCTCCTTACCCTCCTTGCGATGGTGCTCGCGATCGGTCTCGTAGTCGACGATGCGATCGTCGTGGTGGAGAACGTTCATCGCCATCTGGAAGAAGGTGCGCCGCCCCTCCAGGCTGCTACCAGAGGCGCACGCGAGATAGTGGGCCCCATTGTCTCCATGACGATTACGTTGGCCGCCGTATACGCGCCCATCGGTTTTCTCGGGGGGCTCACCGGTGCGCTGTTCCGCGAGTTCGCGTTTACGCTGGCGGGTGCGGTGATCGTGTCGGGCGTGATCGCTTTGACGCTGTCGCCGATGATGTGCTCGGTCTGCCTGAAGAGCGCTGAGGAGGGGCGGTTTGCAGGAGTTGTGAACCGCGTGTTCGGCGCCACGACACGCTGGTACGGACGCAAGCTCGACCGCTCGCTCGATTATCGCCCGATTACCGGGCTGTTCGCACTGACCATGCTGGGTCTCGTCGGTTTTCTCTATATGCACACTTCCAAGGAACTCGCGCCGGAGGAGGATCAAGGGATCGTATTTGCGCTAACCAAGGCGCCGAAATACGCCAATATCGACTACCTCGACTATTACGGCGCCAAGCTCGAAAAGGCGTTTCAGAAGTTTCCCGAGACCGATTTGAGCTTCGTGCTCAACGGCACTAGCGGCTCGCGGGGAGGGATGGCCGGCATGTTGCTCAAGCCTTGGGATGAGCGCAAGCGATCATCGATCGCGCTAAAGTCCTTTGTCCAGGTCGAGCTGTCCAAAATCGAAGGTATTAACGCATTTGCTTTTAGCCTGCCGCCGCTTCCGGGAGGCACGGACGGGCTACCAGTGCAGATGGTGATCAATTCGACGCTAGGTTTCCAATCCGTCTATGAGCAGATGTCGAACCTGAAGGATGCCGCGCGCAAGAGCGGTCTG
This Bradyrhizobium sp. CCBAU 53421 DNA region includes the following protein-coding sequences:
- a CDS encoding efflux RND transporter permease subunit — translated: MTFTELFIKRPVLSIVVSFLILLIGLRAAAVLPIRQYPKLSNTVVNITTSYPGASADMIQGFITTPLEQAVASAEGVDYVTSLSVLGASTIQVYIKLNFDPNEALTEVLSKVNSVKSLIPKESNDPVVTKSTGQATAVMYVAFSSEELTASAISDYLSRVVQPVMSTVDGVAAADILGSQSFAMRLWLDAAKMAGHGVSPADVSAAIAANNFQAAAGQTKGYFTISDVTTNTDLRSVDDFKRMVVKANDGGFVRMEDIAAVELAAQTTDVSVSMNGEHAVFVGVQASPQGNPLNIVRGIRALFPEMERNLPPALKMKVAYDSTKFIQSSIDEVEKTLIEAVVIVVVVIFLFLASLRSVVIPVVTIPLSLVGVCSMMLALGFSFNLLTLLAMVLAIGLVVDDAIVVVENVHRHLEEGAPPLQAATRGAREIVGPIVSMTITLAAVYAPIGFLGGLTGALFREFAFTLAGAVIVSGVIALTLSPMMCSVCLKSAEEGRFAGVVNRVFGATTRWYGRKLDRSLDYRPITGLFALTMLGLVGFLYMHTSKELAPEEDQGIVFALTKAPKYANIDYLDYYGAKLEKAFQKFPETDLSFVLNGTSGSRGGMAGMLLKPWDERKRSSIALKSFVQVELSKIEGINAFAFSLPPLPGGTDGLPVQMVINSTLGFQSVYEQMSNLKDAARKSGLFMVSDSDLEFNQPVVRIKVDRSKANDLGITMQNIGNALATLLGGNYVNHFNLQGRSYQVIPQVPREKRLAPEAIGNYYVKTAKGSMLPLSTVVSVETATDPNALTHYNQLNCATFQAVPMPGVTIGQAVDFLEAQAKKLPAGFSHDFLADARQYVHEGNQLAITFAFALIVIFLVLAAQFESLRDPLVIMVSVPMAIVGALIPLFLGWATINIYTQVGLLTLVGLISKHGILMVEFANELQFKERLDRRSAIEMAARVRLRPILMTTAAMVTGLIPLLTATGAGAASRFSIGLVLVAGMSIGTLFTLFVLPAVYVAIASDHRADASAGHAKNGTEVELTGAAQLAKQ